The following DNA comes from Pirellulales bacterium.
TGCTGTCGCCGGAAACCAAGCTGTCGCGGCGCGACCCCGTGTGCAAGGCGTGGGACGAGTTGCCCGCCGCCGAGCGCGAAGAATGGGACCTGCGCATGGCGGTCTACGCGGCGATGATCGATTGCATGGACCAGGGCGTGGGGCGGGTGATGGAAGCCGTCGATCGGATGGGCGCGCGCGACAACACGCTGGTGCTGTTCCTCTCGGACAATGGTTCAAGCGCCGAGGCGCTCAACTCGTGGCCCAATCCCGCGCGCGGCCACAAGCCAGGCGTGGAAACGGGCGCGCCGGGCTCGCACCGCTGCCTGGAGATCGGCTGGGCCTCGGCGGCGAACACGCCGTTTCGCATGCACAAGATGTGGGATCACGAAGGGGGCATCTCGACACCGCTCGTGGCGTGCTGGCCCGCCGGCATTGCGGCGCGCGGCACGCTCACGACCGAGGTCGGGCACATCATCGACCTGATGCCCACGCTTCTGGAAGTGGCCGGCACCAGTTACCCCGCGCAGCTCGGCGACCGCACGCTGCCCCCTTTGGCCGGGCAGAGCCTGGTGAAGGCGCTCACGGGCGGGCGGATCGGATCACGCACCTTGGGCTGGGAACACGAGGGGAACCGCGCGATCCGCATGGGCGATTGGAAATTGGTCGCCGAATTCCGCGGACCGTGGGAGCTGTACAACCTGGCGGAGGATCGTTCGGAAACCAACAACCGCGCGTCGACCGAGCCCGAGCGCGTCAAGGATATGGCCGCCGCCTGGCAAGCGTGGGCCGACAACGTGGGCGTGGTGCCGTGGGAAGATTTGCCCGGCTCGAAGTATAAGCCCTCGGCCGGCTACAGCCGGAAGTCGGAATTCGTAGCGCCGTAGCGCGAGTGCAATATCACGATCGGGTGCCACTGGTGGCTCGCCCACCAGTGTTCATGCGGAGTCGCTCACTGGTGGACAAGCCACCAGTGGCACCCAAGGACCATTTCGAATCAGCGGCAGTCGGCGCGTTGTGAGGGCGTGGACCGGCGGTTATGCTGCGACCGTGATTTGTTTTTCCACGTTCCTTCGCGCTCCGAGGATCTTGATCGATGCACGGCCTTAACCGTTTGATGATTGGCGTCGCGATTCTGCTGCTGTTCGTCTCGCCGCTCGCGGCCGATGAGCCGGTGACGAAAGCCACGATCGACGGCACGGGGCTCGGCTGGCGCGAGTTGGGCGAAGCCGATTTCACGAACGTCAATTGCGATCCCGACACCTGGACCTGGAAAGACGGCGTGGCGCATTGCACGGGCAAGCCCGTCGGCGTGATTCGCTCGCAGAAGCAATACACCAACTT
Coding sequences within:
- a CDS encoding arylsulfatase, yielding MHELLVNRAARRALLIILSTALAGLFILSSPGRADETPAKRPNIVLILADDLGWSDLGCYGSEISTPNIDRLAASGTRFTQFYNGARCCPTRAALLTGLYAHTAGVGHMLQDWHPPSYTHGLLKNTATIAELLHAAGYHTYHVGKWHVGGADRGDRPNHPMNRGFDHAYGTGGGGGFFDLQPLYADREYVKPGEGFYATDAFTDHAVQFLDEHARDHHAPDNNDAPFFLHLCYTAPHFPLHAKPEDIAKYRGHYREGWDRLRERRFARQKELGLLSPETKLSRRDPVCKAWDELPAAEREEWDLRMAVYAAMIDCMDQGVGRVMEAVDRMGARDNTLVLFLSDNGSSAEALNSWPNPARGHKPGVETGAPGSHRCLEIGWASAANTPFRMHKMWDHEGGISTPLVACWPAGIAARGTLTTEVGHIIDLMPTLLEVAGTSYPAQLGDRTLPPLAGQSLVKALTGGRIGSRTLGWEHEGNRAIRMGDWKLVAEFRGPWELYNLAEDRSETNNRASTEPERVKDMAAAWQAWADNVGVVPWEDLPGSKYKPSAGYSRKSEFVAP